One segment of Megachile rotundata isolate GNS110a chromosome 4, iyMegRotu1, whole genome shotgun sequence DNA contains the following:
- the slim gene encoding scruin like at the midline isoform X2: MYTFKPFVFMKHEAQSVERPKGRSGHRIVCNDKNLYSYGGFNPCIPDTDPDMRNDQVWIASKPLFKEVWKFNLVTQQWKRLPGQDNMPNELASNAVVLRGNALMVYGGTGVPFGESCSNHLYVCNVDDGKMYTVPAKGELPEPQYGQALICHGSYLYTVGGTTGYEYTCDIHRFNLRTGVWEPVYICSGRDQSEPAGRYRHELAFDGKLIYVLGGGTAAEAFGFSEIPAFDLETNKWIVLNTYGDSDNNTVPEPRRCHGSVQYTDEKTGVTSVVISGGYNGDHVFSDVWKLDLNILQWTCLRKCILPCPVYFHSAALTPEGRMYTFGGIIRVNNEIARTNAVHSVWLTIPKLSEMCWQAVIYYNPDIRHKTRNELLCMGIPLKFVQRID; this comes from the exons ATGTACACGTTCAAACCATTTGTGTTCATGAAACACGAAGCACAGAGCGTGGAACGTCCAAAGGGTAGAAGTGGACATAGAATAGTCTGtaatgataaaaatttgtattcgtATGGTGGCTTTAATCCGTGTATTCCCGACACTGATCCTGACATGAGAAATGACCAAGTATGGATTGCTAGTAAACCACTTTTCAAGGAAGTATGGAAGTTTAATCTTGTTACGCAACAATGGAAACGATTACCGGGTCAAGATAATATGCCCAATGAACTTGCATCTAATGCAGTGGTTTTGAGGGGTAATGCACTGATGGTTTATGGTGGAACTGGTGTGCCGTTTGGAGAAAGTTGCAGTAATCATCTTTATGTGTGTAACGTCGACGATGGTAAAATGTATACAGTTCCAGCAAAGGGAGAATTACCTGAACCACAGTATGGACAAGCTTTAATTTGCCATGGATCATATTTGTACACTGTTGGTGGAACTACTGGATACGAATATACTTGTGATATTCATAGATTTAATCTTAGGACTGGTGTTTGGGAACCTGTTTATATATGTTCTGGAAGAGATCAAAGTGAACCTGCAGGACGATATAGACACGAGTTAGCATTTGATGGAAAACTTATTTATGTTTTGGGTGGAGGAACAGCTGCTGAAGCATTTGGTTTTTCT GAAATCCCTGCTTTTGATTTAGAAACAAACAAATGGATAGTATTAAATACTTATGGTGACAGTGATAATAACACGGTACCGGAACCTAGACGTTGCCATGGTTCTGTTCAATACACAGATGAAAAAACAGGTGTTACCTCGGTAGTAATATCTGGAGGATACAATGGTGATCATGTCTTTTCTGATGTTTGGAAATTAGATCTGAATATCTTACAATGGACATGTTTAAGAAAATGTATCCTTCCATGCCCTGTATATTTCCATTCTGCAGCTCTTACACCTGAAGGACGAATGTATACATTTGGAGGAATAATTAGAGTGAATAATGAG ATTGCTAGGACAAATGCAGTTCATTCTGTTTGGTTGACCATCCCTAAATTGTCAGAAATGTGTTGGCAAGcagttatttattacaatccaGACATAAGGCATAAGACACGCAATGAATTACTTTGCATGGGAATACCATTAAAGTTTGTGCAAAGAATCGATTG
- the slim gene encoding scruin like at the midline isoform X1, translating to MYTFKPFVFMKHEAQSVERPKGRSGHRIVCNDKNLYSYGGFNPCIPDTDPDMRNDQVWIASKPLFKEVWKFNLVTQQWKRLPGQDNMPNELASNAVVLRGNALMVYGGTGVPFGESCSNHLYVCNVDDGKMYTVPAKGELPEPQYGQALICHGSYLYTVGGTTGYEYTCDIHRFNLRTGVWEPVYICSGRDQSEPAGRYRHELAFDGKLIYVLGGGTAAEAFGFSEIPAFDLETNKWIVLNTYGDSDNNTVPEPRRCHGSVQYTDEKTGVTSVVISGGYNGDHVFSDVWKLDLNILQWTCLRKCILPCPVYFHSAALTPEGRMYTFGGIIRVNNEIARTNAVHSVWLTIPKLSEMCWQAVIYYNPDIRHKTRNELLCMGIPLKFVQRIDWVISGETHHADACTIF from the exons ATGTACACGTTCAAACCATTTGTGTTCATGAAACACGAAGCACAGAGCGTGGAACGTCCAAAGGGTAGAAGTGGACATAGAATAGTCTGtaatgataaaaatttgtattcgtATGGTGGCTTTAATCCGTGTATTCCCGACACTGATCCTGACATGAGAAATGACCAAGTATGGATTGCTAGTAAACCACTTTTCAAGGAAGTATGGAAGTTTAATCTTGTTACGCAACAATGGAAACGATTACCGGGTCAAGATAATATGCCCAATGAACTTGCATCTAATGCAGTGGTTTTGAGGGGTAATGCACTGATGGTTTATGGTGGAACTGGTGTGCCGTTTGGAGAAAGTTGCAGTAATCATCTTTATGTGTGTAACGTCGACGATGGTAAAATGTATACAGTTCCAGCAAAGGGAGAATTACCTGAACCACAGTATGGACAAGCTTTAATTTGCCATGGATCATATTTGTACACTGTTGGTGGAACTACTGGATACGAATATACTTGTGATATTCATAGATTTAATCTTAGGACTGGTGTTTGGGAACCTGTTTATATATGTTCTGGAAGAGATCAAAGTGAACCTGCAGGACGATATAGACACGAGTTAGCATTTGATGGAAAACTTATTTATGTTTTGGGTGGAGGAACAGCTGCTGAAGCATTTGGTTTTTCT GAAATCCCTGCTTTTGATTTAGAAACAAACAAATGGATAGTATTAAATACTTATGGTGACAGTGATAATAACACGGTACCGGAACCTAGACGTTGCCATGGTTCTGTTCAATACACAGATGAAAAAACAGGTGTTACCTCGGTAGTAATATCTGGAGGATACAATGGTGATCATGTCTTTTCTGATGTTTGGAAATTAGATCTGAATATCTTACAATGGACATGTTTAAGAAAATGTATCCTTCCATGCCCTGTATATTTCCATTCTGCAGCTCTTACACCTGAAGGACGAATGTATACATTTGGAGGAATAATTAGAGTGAATAATGAG ATTGCTAGGACAAATGCAGTTCATTCTGTTTGGTTGACCATCCCTAAATTGTCAGAAATGTGTTGGCAAGcagttatttattacaatccaGACATAAGGCATAAGACACGCAATGAATTACTTTGCATGGGAATACCATTAAAGTTTGTGCAAAGAATCGATTG
- the LOC100878949 gene encoding uncharacterized protein LOC100878949 isoform X3, with protein MVKPVSPLLEEAKNKPFSGAWNNVLPCYVVVLEEKPTDMKLHENPAEQCLEEQTIREFEEKYKQYVENNTDFNNNNKRARTTLHCLEKTPTITPHVYSLLGASHELRIKQALAEGVARKKLDRFNMELSGLDEKSLSFHLDDDEDDLVSRGTTNMSNRNWITRSTRSPSRRSAMGSFRLDHDITMLKSKRRKNFDGTCKDLIIIKSSFTKDAPSKTPSTKSQFHNMFDSRPSSNSVLSYNQTEPQTTQFKKCIYLNAPPRSIELRKKDYKIVPILVNYQLQALVQTVIEVLERVNPEKLRKIMETVRDTDKIKEMLLRPEILNFAQSLLGQSLVSSPESFVVSVATVANEIDFRFGGILEKEIIALTLEVPSISPFDCLIAEIRRNIFHKKKSSRLNENAFLDKIFCARNKRRTEKENAEVSLSAIPTDNKSKIKRFSNTGKNKSYARERSAKLQETSRNGENCIANKSREDNVEQGNDIKRSGSWRKTSKIKSVEQSSISGSNITKRASNFKTWKTARDHGHLDADHVILRRMTNPQRILVGQMCASLKARKINNQGLINESVPLAALIAPALSRDCIKFLTRGTVYTKINPINEQEEMENNVTVPDKLTGSLLAKIRQDMTESETKRRLICFLNKDVT; from the exons ATGGTCAAACCTGTCTCGCCTTTATTAGAAGAAG CTAAGAATAAACCTTTCTCTGGCGCATGGAACAACGTCTTGCCCTGTTACGTGGTCGTTCTTGAAGAAAAGCCGACCGACATGAAACTACATGAAAATCCAGCAGAGCAGTGTTTGGAGGAGCAAACCATTCGCGAGTTTGAGGAAAAGTATAAGCAATACGTGGAGAACAATactgattttaataataataataagcggGCAAGGACAACGTTACACTGTTTGGAGAAAACTCCAACGATAACTCCCCACGTTTATTCCTTGCTGGGTGCTTCTCACGAGCTGAGGATCAAGCAAGCACTCGCCGAAGGTGTTGCCAGGAAAAAATTAGATCGTTTCAACATGGAGCTAAGTGGATTGGACGAGAAGAGTCTGTCTTTCCATCTAGACGACGACGAGGATGATCTCGTAAGCAGAGGGACGACAAATATGTCCAATAGAAATTGGATCACGAGATCGACGAGGAGTCCGTCCAGAAGATCCGCGATGGGTTCGTTTAGGCTCGATCACGATATTACCATGTTGAAATCCAAGCGACGAAAGAACTTCGATGGCACTTGCAAAGatctcattattataaagtcTAGTTTCACTAAAGATGCACCGTCCAAAACTCCCAGCACTAAATCTCAGTTTCACAACATGTTCGACAGCCGTCCATCATCGAATTCCGTGCTTTCGTACAATCAAACAGAACCTCAAACAACGCAGTTTAAAaagtgtatttatttaaatgcaCCGCCCCGATCCATCGAACTTCGTAAGAAAGATTACAAAATTGTGCCGATCCTTGTAAATTATCAGCTTCAGGCATTGGTACAAACGGTAATCGAGGTTCTCGAAAGGGTGAACCCTGAAAAATTAAGGAAAATAATGGAGACAGTCAGAGATACAGATAAAATCAAAGAAATGTTGTTGCGACCAGAGATACTAAACTTTGCGCAATCCTTGTTGGGTCAGTCTTTGGTATCCTCGCCAGAGAGCTTCGTCGTTTCGGTTGCGACCGTGGCGAATGAAATAGATTTTCGGTTCGGAGGAATTCTAGAGAAGGAAATAATCGCTTTGACTTTGGAAGTGCCGTCGATTTCCCCGTTCGACTGTCTGATTGCCGAGATACGGAGGAACATATTTCACAAGAAAAAGTCGAGTCGGCTGAACGAGAATGCTTTTCTCGACAAAATTTTCTGTGCCCGAAATAAAAGAAGAACCGAAAAGGAGAACGCAGAAGTTTCATTAAGCGCCATACCCACGGATAATAA ATCGAAAATTAAACGGTTCTCCAACACcggtaaaaataaaagttacgCAAGGGAAAGATCTGCCAAGCTTCAGGAAACTTCCAGAAACG GCGAGAATTGCATTGCAAACAAGTCACGGGAAGATAACGTCGAGCAAGGCAACGATATAAAACGCAGTGGCAGCTGGAGGAAAACCTCAAAGATAAAAAGCGTGGAGCAATCGTCAATTTCAGGAAGTAATATCACTAAACGCGCCTCGAATTTTAAA ACTTGGAAAACTGCCCGGGATCATGGACATTTAGACGCCGATCATGTAATATTGCGAAGAATGACGAACCCGCAAAGAATTCTAGTAGGACAAATGTGTGCCTCTCTTAAGGCCAGAAAAATTAATAACCAAG GTTTAATTAACGAAAGCGTTCCGCTTGCGGCATTAATTGCACCGGCTCTTTCACGTGATTGCATTAAATTCTTGACCCGAGGAACGGTATATACGAAAATAAACCCGATAAACGAGCAAGAAGAAATGGAAAATAATGTTACAGTCCCGGATAAACTGACCGGTTCTCTTCTTGCTAAG ATACGGCAAGATATGACGGAAAGCGAAACGAAGCGACGTTTGATATGTTTCCTGAACAAGGACGTGACGTAG
- the LOC143264252 gene encoding tubulin monoglutamylase TTLL4, whose product MQDVFDYPDPWKLHDPVRCASTSTSNGAINLDRDLDDEWLIYEKLTETAFLRFKRNSQRKKLSKSADLPRRRINLDEYHSVQVEDRNIILDERADGDKVTNTASYWMRQSLFPNVPPYVCFRSHKNGEGVKLPKDFAQLLKWKFTTSMPKILVKILINTGYQTIIKSNDWSAVWNLSCKDSTRYRSIKSFQKINSIPGSQNLGNKDLLWNHLSKMTKKFGIKEYGFMPKTYVLPKEITKFENVWLKNGIGNTWIIKPPASGRGQGIKIVNQWWEIPKWHLVVAQRYITKPKLINGLKFDLRFYVLLTSINPTRIYIYKEGLVRFASVRYVRGGNLNDKYMHLTNSSVNRQNPAYVKNDGVHSFKGHKWSVGSLWLYLEQEGVDVVELWSKIKDIVVKTFIAVESSMNAAISECLVSSYTCYELYGFDILLDENLKPWLLEANILPSLQTDSPLDTAIKGALVRNVLNMAGYQIPKNDQISGNNKKYDSIAQDHRLYSMALTLEEKTKQNKINALRNRDDYLEQIIEDLTRDDLRQLIRYEDELGQAENFEKIFPTKHSYEYQKFFQVGRYYDRLLDAWEHRYSDNRREGIERLQRLCEKMQHL is encoded by the exons ATGCAGGACGTCTTCGACTATCCTGATCCATGGAAACTGCACGACCCTGTGCGATGTGCGAGCACGAGCACATCGAATGGAGCGATTAACCTCGACCGGGATCTCGACGACGAATGGTTGATTTACGAAAAACTCACTGAAACTGCTTTCCTCCGTTTTAAAAGAAACTCGCAACGAAAAAAACTATCTAAATCCGCGGATTTGCCACGGCGTCGAATAAATTTGGACGAGTATCATAGTGTACAAGTGGAGGACCGTAATATCATTCTCGATGAACGTGCAGACGGAGACAAAGTCACGAACACGGCGTCCTATTGGATGAGACAGAGTCTGTTTCCGAATGTCCCACCTTACGTGTGTTTCCGTAGCCACAAAAATGGTGAGGGGGTTAAATTGCCTAAGGATTTCGCGCAGTTGCTCAAGTGGAAATTCACTACGAGCATGCCGAAGATTTTGGTGAAAATTCTGATAAATACTGGATACCAGACGATCATCAAGAGCAACGACTGGTCCGCCGTTTGGAACTTATCTTGTAAAGATTCGACGAGATATCGGTCTATAAAAAGCTTTCAAAAG ATAAACAGTATTCCAGGATCACAAAATCTCGGCAACAAGGACTTGCTGTGGAACCATCTGAGCAAAATGACGAAAAAATTTGGTATCAAGGAATACGGTTTCATGCCGAAAACATACGTTCTGCCGAAAGAGATCACCAAATTCGAGAACGTATGGCTCAAGAACGGGATTGGTAACACGTGGATTATTAAACCACCAGCCTCGGGTCGCGGTCAAGGCATCAAGATTGTTAATCAATGGTGGGAAATTCCAAAGTGGCATTTGGTAGTCGCTCAACGATATATCACCAAACCGAAACTTATTAATGGCTTGAAATTCGATCTACGATTTTACGTTCTTCTAACGAGCATCAATCCTACGAGGATTTATATATACAAGGAGGGTTTGGTTCGTTTTGCTTCGGTCAG GTACGTCCGTGGAGGGAACCTAAACGACAAGTACATGCACCTAACCAACAGTAGCGTGAACAGACAAAATCCGGCCTACGTGAAAAACGACGGAGTGCATTCGTTCAAAGGTCACAAATGGTCCGTAGGAAGTTTATGGTTGTACCTGGAGCAAGAGGGAGTGGACGTGGTCGAGCTCTGGTCCAAGATCAAGGACATTGTCGTTAAAACGTTCATCGCCGTGGAATCGAGCATGAACGCAGCCATTTCGGAGTGCCTGGTCTCGAGTTACACCTGCTACGAGTTATACGGGTTCGATATACTGCTCGACGAGAATCTCAAGCCTTGGTTGCTCGAAGCCAACATCCTGCCGTCGTTGCAAACGGATTCGCCACTCGATACGGCTATTAAG GGTGCTCTCGTTCGAAACGTGTTAAACATGGCCGGCTATCAGATTCCGAAGAACGATCAGATCTCTGGTAACAACAAAAAGTACGATTCGATCGCTCAAGATCACAGATTGTACAGCATGGCTCTGACTCTCGAGGAAAAAACGAAACAGAACAAAATTAACGCGTTACGAAATCGCGACGACTATCTGGAGCAAATTATCGAGGATTTAACTAGAGACGATTTGCGACAATTGATACGATACGAGGACGAGCTCGGTCAggctgaaaattttgagaaaatctTCCCGACCAAACATTCCTACGAGTATCAGAAATTTTTCCAAGTGGGAAGATACTATGATCGATTGCTCGACGCTTGGGAACATCGTTACTCCGATAATCGACGAGAGGGAATCGAAAGATTGCAGAGACTCTGCGAGAAGATGCAACATTTATAG
- the LOC100878949 gene encoding uncharacterized protein LOC100878949 isoform X2 — translation MYETHNPGFCYHCTGAIKEIGRPIKEHITKDCYEFVRSIVFTKDEVDPDKVLCLHLLTAHSPKWNNIDSAMVKPVSPLLEEAKNKPFSGAWNNVLPCYVVVLEEKPTDMKLHENPAEQCLEEQTIREFEEKYKQYVENNTDFNNNNKRARTTLHCLEKTPTITPHVYSLLGASHELRIKQALAEGVARKKLDRFNMELSGLDEKSLSFHLDDDEDDLVSRGTTNMSNRNWITRSTRSPSRRSAMGSFRLDHDITMLKSKRRKNFDGTCKDLIIIKSSFTKDAPSKTPSTKSQFHNMFDSRPSSNSVLSYNQTEPQTTQFKKCIYLNAPPRSIELRKKDYKIVPILVNYQLQALVQTVIEVLERVNPEKLRKIMETVRDTDKIKEMLLRPEILNFAQSLLGQSLVSSPESFVVSVATVANEIDFRFGGILEKEIIALTLEVPSISPFDCLIAEIRRNIFHKKKSSRLNENAFLDKIFCARNKRRTEKENAEVSLSAIPTDNKSKIKRFSNTGKNKSYARERSAKLQETSRNGENCIANKSREDNVEQGNDIKRSGSWRKTSKIKSVEQSSISGSNITKRASNFKTWKTARDHGHLDADHVILRRMTNPQRILVGQMCASLKARKINNQGLINESVPLAALIAPALSRDCIKFLTRGTVYTKINPINEQEEMENNVTVPDKLTGSLLAKIRQDMTESETKRRLICFLNKDVT, via the exons ATGTACGAAACCCATAATCCTGGCTTTTGCTACCATTGCACGGGTGCCATCAAAGAAATCGGTCGACCGATCAAAGAGCATATTACCAAAGATTGCTACGAGTTCGTGCGATCGATAGTGTTCACCAAAGACGAGGTAGACCCCGACAAAGTTCTTTGCCTTCATCTGTTAACAGCGCACAGCCCAAAGTGGAACAACATCGACTCCGCCATGGTCAAACCTGTCTCGCCTTTATTAGAAGAAG CTAAGAATAAACCTTTCTCTGGCGCATGGAACAACGTCTTGCCCTGTTACGTGGTCGTTCTTGAAGAAAAGCCGACCGACATGAAACTACATGAAAATCCAGCAGAGCAGTGTTTGGAGGAGCAAACCATTCGCGAGTTTGAGGAAAAGTATAAGCAATACGTGGAGAACAATactgattttaataataataataagcggGCAAGGACAACGTTACACTGTTTGGAGAAAACTCCAACGATAACTCCCCACGTTTATTCCTTGCTGGGTGCTTCTCACGAGCTGAGGATCAAGCAAGCACTCGCCGAAGGTGTTGCCAGGAAAAAATTAGATCGTTTCAACATGGAGCTAAGTGGATTGGACGAGAAGAGTCTGTCTTTCCATCTAGACGACGACGAGGATGATCTCGTAAGCAGAGGGACGACAAATATGTCCAATAGAAATTGGATCACGAGATCGACGAGGAGTCCGTCCAGAAGATCCGCGATGGGTTCGTTTAGGCTCGATCACGATATTACCATGTTGAAATCCAAGCGACGAAAGAACTTCGATGGCACTTGCAAAGatctcattattataaagtcTAGTTTCACTAAAGATGCACCGTCCAAAACTCCCAGCACTAAATCTCAGTTTCACAACATGTTCGACAGCCGTCCATCATCGAATTCCGTGCTTTCGTACAATCAAACAGAACCTCAAACAACGCAGTTTAAAaagtgtatttatttaaatgcaCCGCCCCGATCCATCGAACTTCGTAAGAAAGATTACAAAATTGTGCCGATCCTTGTAAATTATCAGCTTCAGGCATTGGTACAAACGGTAATCGAGGTTCTCGAAAGGGTGAACCCTGAAAAATTAAGGAAAATAATGGAGACAGTCAGAGATACAGATAAAATCAAAGAAATGTTGTTGCGACCAGAGATACTAAACTTTGCGCAATCCTTGTTGGGTCAGTCTTTGGTATCCTCGCCAGAGAGCTTCGTCGTTTCGGTTGCGACCGTGGCGAATGAAATAGATTTTCGGTTCGGAGGAATTCTAGAGAAGGAAATAATCGCTTTGACTTTGGAAGTGCCGTCGATTTCCCCGTTCGACTGTCTGATTGCCGAGATACGGAGGAACATATTTCACAAGAAAAAGTCGAGTCGGCTGAACGAGAATGCTTTTCTCGACAAAATTTTCTGTGCCCGAAATAAAAGAAGAACCGAAAAGGAGAACGCAGAAGTTTCATTAAGCGCCATACCCACGGATAATAA ATCGAAAATTAAACGGTTCTCCAACACcggtaaaaataaaagttacgCAAGGGAAAGATCTGCCAAGCTTCAGGAAACTTCCAGAAACG GCGAGAATTGCATTGCAAACAAGTCACGGGAAGATAACGTCGAGCAAGGCAACGATATAAAACGCAGTGGCAGCTGGAGGAAAACCTCAAAGATAAAAAGCGTGGAGCAATCGTCAATTTCAGGAAGTAATATCACTAAACGCGCCTCGAATTTTAAA ACTTGGAAAACTGCCCGGGATCATGGACATTTAGACGCCGATCATGTAATATTGCGAAGAATGACGAACCCGCAAAGAATTCTAGTAGGACAAATGTGTGCCTCTCTTAAGGCCAGAAAAATTAATAACCAAG GTTTAATTAACGAAAGCGTTCCGCTTGCGGCATTAATTGCACCGGCTCTTTCACGTGATTGCATTAAATTCTTGACCCGAGGAACGGTATATACGAAAATAAACCCGATAAACGAGCAAGAAGAAATGGAAAATAATGTTACAGTCCCGGATAAACTGACCGGTTCTCTTCTTGCTAAG ATACGGCAAGATATGACGGAAAGCGAAACGAAGCGACGTTTGATATGTTTCCTGAACAAGGACGTGACGTAG
- the LOC100878949 gene encoding uncharacterized protein LOC100878949 isoform X1 — translation MKSNSMQQDRLVKQNEISRQRLEQEIVKLEKVEKSDLRMMETVRHRFRTRHKNLNISEQSSGSNAINVRMYETHNPGFCYHCTGAIKEIGRPIKEHITKDCYEFVRSIVFTKDEVDPDKVLCLHLLTAHSPKWNNIDSAMVKPVSPLLEEAKNKPFSGAWNNVLPCYVVVLEEKPTDMKLHENPAEQCLEEQTIREFEEKYKQYVENNTDFNNNNKRARTTLHCLEKTPTITPHVYSLLGASHELRIKQALAEGVARKKLDRFNMELSGLDEKSLSFHLDDDEDDLVSRGTTNMSNRNWITRSTRSPSRRSAMGSFRLDHDITMLKSKRRKNFDGTCKDLIIIKSSFTKDAPSKTPSTKSQFHNMFDSRPSSNSVLSYNQTEPQTTQFKKCIYLNAPPRSIELRKKDYKIVPILVNYQLQALVQTVIEVLERVNPEKLRKIMETVRDTDKIKEMLLRPEILNFAQSLLGQSLVSSPESFVVSVATVANEIDFRFGGILEKEIIALTLEVPSISPFDCLIAEIRRNIFHKKKSSRLNENAFLDKIFCARNKRRTEKENAEVSLSAIPTDNKSKIKRFSNTGKNKSYARERSAKLQETSRNGENCIANKSREDNVEQGNDIKRSGSWRKTSKIKSVEQSSISGSNITKRASNFKTWKTARDHGHLDADHVILRRMTNPQRILVGQMCASLKARKINNQGLINESVPLAALIAPALSRDCIKFLTRGTVYTKINPINEQEEMENNVTVPDKLTGSLLAKIRQDMTESETKRRLICFLNKDVT, via the exons ATGAAATCCAACTCGATGCAGCAGGATAGGCTCGTTAAACAGAACGAGATTAGCCGTCAAAGGCTTGAGCAAGAAATTGTGAAACTGGAGAAGGTGGAAAAGTCGGACTTGAGAATGATGGAGACTGTGAGGCATCGGTTTCGTACGCGACACAAGAACCTGAACATCTCTGAACAATCATCTGGATCAAAC GCTATCAACGTGCGCATGTACGAAACCCATAATCCTGGCTTTTGCTACCATTGCACGGGTGCCATCAAAGAAATCGGTCGACCGATCAAAGAGCATATTACCAAAGATTGCTACGAGTTCGTGCGATCGATAGTGTTCACCAAAGACGAGGTAGACCCCGACAAAGTTCTTTGCCTTCATCTGTTAACAGCGCACAGCCCAAAGTGGAACAACATCGACTCCGCCATGGTCAAACCTGTCTCGCCTTTATTAGAAGAAG CTAAGAATAAACCTTTCTCTGGCGCATGGAACAACGTCTTGCCCTGTTACGTGGTCGTTCTTGAAGAAAAGCCGACCGACATGAAACTACATGAAAATCCAGCAGAGCAGTGTTTGGAGGAGCAAACCATTCGCGAGTTTGAGGAAAAGTATAAGCAATACGTGGAGAACAATactgattttaataataataataagcggGCAAGGACAACGTTACACTGTTTGGAGAAAACTCCAACGATAACTCCCCACGTTTATTCCTTGCTGGGTGCTTCTCACGAGCTGAGGATCAAGCAAGCACTCGCCGAAGGTGTTGCCAGGAAAAAATTAGATCGTTTCAACATGGAGCTAAGTGGATTGGACGAGAAGAGTCTGTCTTTCCATCTAGACGACGACGAGGATGATCTCGTAAGCAGAGGGACGACAAATATGTCCAATAGAAATTGGATCACGAGATCGACGAGGAGTCCGTCCAGAAGATCCGCGATGGGTTCGTTTAGGCTCGATCACGATATTACCATGTTGAAATCCAAGCGACGAAAGAACTTCGATGGCACTTGCAAAGatctcattattataaagtcTAGTTTCACTAAAGATGCACCGTCCAAAACTCCCAGCACTAAATCTCAGTTTCACAACATGTTCGACAGCCGTCCATCATCGAATTCCGTGCTTTCGTACAATCAAACAGAACCTCAAACAACGCAGTTTAAAaagtgtatttatttaaatgcaCCGCCCCGATCCATCGAACTTCGTAAGAAAGATTACAAAATTGTGCCGATCCTTGTAAATTATCAGCTTCAGGCATTGGTACAAACGGTAATCGAGGTTCTCGAAAGGGTGAACCCTGAAAAATTAAGGAAAATAATGGAGACAGTCAGAGATACAGATAAAATCAAAGAAATGTTGTTGCGACCAGAGATACTAAACTTTGCGCAATCCTTGTTGGGTCAGTCTTTGGTATCCTCGCCAGAGAGCTTCGTCGTTTCGGTTGCGACCGTGGCGAATGAAATAGATTTTCGGTTCGGAGGAATTCTAGAGAAGGAAATAATCGCTTTGACTTTGGAAGTGCCGTCGATTTCCCCGTTCGACTGTCTGATTGCCGAGATACGGAGGAACATATTTCACAAGAAAAAGTCGAGTCGGCTGAACGAGAATGCTTTTCTCGACAAAATTTTCTGTGCCCGAAATAAAAGAAGAACCGAAAAGGAGAACGCAGAAGTTTCATTAAGCGCCATACCCACGGATAATAA ATCGAAAATTAAACGGTTCTCCAACACcggtaaaaataaaagttacgCAAGGGAAAGATCTGCCAAGCTTCAGGAAACTTCCAGAAACG GCGAGAATTGCATTGCAAACAAGTCACGGGAAGATAACGTCGAGCAAGGCAACGATATAAAACGCAGTGGCAGCTGGAGGAAAACCTCAAAGATAAAAAGCGTGGAGCAATCGTCAATTTCAGGAAGTAATATCACTAAACGCGCCTCGAATTTTAAA ACTTGGAAAACTGCCCGGGATCATGGACATTTAGACGCCGATCATGTAATATTGCGAAGAATGACGAACCCGCAAAGAATTCTAGTAGGACAAATGTGTGCCTCTCTTAAGGCCAGAAAAATTAATAACCAAG GTTTAATTAACGAAAGCGTTCCGCTTGCGGCATTAATTGCACCGGCTCTTTCACGTGATTGCATTAAATTCTTGACCCGAGGAACGGTATATACGAAAATAAACCCGATAAACGAGCAAGAAGAAATGGAAAATAATGTTACAGTCCCGGATAAACTGACCGGTTCTCTTCTTGCTAAG ATACGGCAAGATATGACGGAAAGCGAAACGAAGCGACGTTTGATATGTTTCCTGAACAAGGACGTGACGTAG